AACTGGCTTTGGCCAAGCTGTCATGATCTCCTTCTTCGATTTCGCAACAAATGTTAATTACTTCTTCCAGCTTGGCGGCTCTGGTGTGGTGCAGCCCACCAATCTGGCGAGCTTCACGCAATTTGCCTCCTCGATCATCGGGGGCGGTCCCGTGACCCAAGGGGCCTTTGCCCCAAATCAACCCATTGCGCTCAGTGCCTTTGCGAACACAACGGTGTCAGAGCTGTCTGACGACGAGCTTGTGATTGGCACCAACGCTCAAGACTTTCTTACAGGTGGCGTGGGGCAGGATACCTTGCAAGGGCTTAACGGCAATGACGTGCTAAACGGCGGCACCGGCGATGACCTGCTGGACGGCGGCGAAGGTTTCGATACGGCCACTTATAACATTGGCTCGCCGAGCGAGTTTCAGATCACTCTGACTGAGACCGGCTTGCGCCTCGCCTCGCCCTTTGAAGGCGTGGATGATCTGATCAACATCGAGCAGGTCGAATTTGCGGGGCAATCCGTTCTGGTGAGCGACCTGATCGAGGAAATCGTCGGGCGTCCGGGCGTGTTTCTTGTGGCCGCAGAGGGGGGTGATACCCTGATTGGCACTGATGACAACGATACCCTGATCGGGGAACAGGGCCATGACGGGCTCGCGGGCGGGCCCGGCAACGACACGCTCGAAGGCAACGGAGGCAACGATTCCATTTCCGGCTCGGATGGCAATGACCTGATTTCCGGCGGTGCTGGCAACGACAATATCGGCGGGGGTCAGGGCGATGACACCATCGACGGCGGCAGTGGTGACGATATCATCGGCGGCGGCTTTGGCGCGGATAGCATCACGGGCGGCGCGGGCAATGACGTGGTTGCCGGTGGTGCCGATAGTGACACCCTGTCCGGCGGCGATGGCAATGACAGCGTGTCGGGCAGCTTTGGCAACGACCTGATTTTTGGCAACGGGGGCGCGGATGATATCGGCGGCGGCACCGGGCGGGATACGATTGACGCAGGCGCAGGGGATGATCGCGTGGGCGGTGGCGAAGGCGATGACAGTATCCTTGGCGGTGACGGTGATGACTTCCTCGCTGGTGGCGGGCGTAACGATCTGATCGACGGCGGCGCAGGCAGTGACACGATCAACGCGGGCGCTGGAAATGACACGATCACTGGCGGTGCGGATGCCGATTTGTTCGTGTTCAGCGCCTTTTTCGACGGCGAGTCGGATGCGATCACCGATTTTGAGGATGGTTCAGATATCTTCCTGATCCGCCGCTTCGATCCCGATACCGGCGTTGAGAATATCAACAACGGTGGCAACGGTCTGGCGGGCTTTCTGGCAGCGATGAATATCGTCGATTGGGCGGGCGGCGCGCAGATGACTGTGAATGGCAACAACATCCTCGTTGAGGGGGTCACCGCCGCGCAACTGACGGTGGACGATTTCCAGTTCCTGTGATCGTCAGAGCGCCTTTGGCACGGCCACACCTTCGGCCAGATCCGCAAGCGCAGATTTGAGACGGGGACCGGCGAAATCCAGAAAGGCGCGCAGCTTGGGGGCCATGAGGCGCGCCTCGGGATACACGAGATTAACGGGTTGCGGCGGCAGGGTATGGGCCTGTAACACCGGCACCAGACGCCCCGCCCGAATGTGGCTTGCCACCATATAGGACAGGGTGGGCGTGATGCCCTGACCCAATATTGCCGCGTCGATGGCGGCCACCGCGTCGTTGATTTCAAGACGCGGGGCAAGTGCCACGCTGGCACTGCGCTGCCCGCTGCGATGCCGCCACTCGCGGTTGGGCATCAGCCCGGTAAAGGCGATCACCGCATGGTGGCGCAGGTCCGCAGGGGCAGCGGGCGTGCCGTGTTGCGCCAGATACTCGGGGCTTGCCACCAGAATGCGATGCACCGTACCCAACCGTTTGGCAATCAGCCGCGACTCGGGCAACTCTCCGATGCGAATGGCCAGATCCACGCCTTCCTCGACCAGATTGACCACCCGGTCGAGCAAGAGCACCGAGACCGACACACGCGGATGCGCCACCAAAAAGCTGCCAACCATCGGCCCAAGGGCGGAACGGCCAAACGTCACCGACGCGGTCACCGTCAAATGCCCCTGCGGCGCGGTTGTCTCTCCCATCGCCTCACGCTCTGCGGTGTCAAGATCACCAAGCACGCGCCGCGCGGCACCCAAGAACCGCTCGCCGACATCGGTGATGGTCAGACTGCGCGTGGTTCGCTGAAAGACGCGCGCGCCCAACCGATCCTCAAGCGCGGCAATCGCCCGCGTCACCGCAGGCGGCGACAGGTGCAGGCGCCGTGCCGCACCCGCAAAGCTGCCCGCCTCTGCCACAGCGATGAACACCTCAATCTCGTGCAAACGGTTCATCAATTATTCCTTTCAACGGAATGAAGCATTCCACATTTCATCTATTCTTTCAAATACCATTCTGCCCCACCTTATGCCCAAGCGCGGCACATTGCCTGCGCGCTCTCAATATAAGGACAAAAGACATGGCCCGTATTCCTGTTATCGACCCGAAAACCGCCACAGGCGAGGCCAAGGCGCTGCTGGATGCCGTGCAATCGGCGCTTGGTATGGTGCCCAATTTCATCCGCGTTCTGGCCAATAGCCCCGCGGCGCTTCAGGCGTTCCTTGGGCTGCATGGCATTGCCGGGGCAGGGGCGCTTGACCCATTGACGCGCGAACGCATCGCGCTTGCGGTGGCCGAACAGAACAGCTGCCAGTATTGCGTGTCTGCCCATACCGCAATTGGCCGCAAGGTGGGGCTGGACAGTGACGAAATCCTTGCCAACCGCGCGGGCCGTTCCGCCGATGCCAAGGCCGAGGCGGCGCTGACCTTTGCCCATACGCTGGTCGAACATGCCGGCGAAGTGAGCCAAGCAGAGTTTGCCGCCCTGCGCGCCGCTGGTCATTCCGACGCCGAGATCGTCGAAATCATTACCCATGTTGCCATGAATATCTTTACCAATATTCTGGGCAAGGCCACACAGGTCGAGATCGACTTTCCCAAGGTCACGTTGAACACCGCCGCCTGAGCACAGATCGGCACAGCGCCGCCCAGCGCTGTGCCCCCAACCAAGGATCGCCAATGACCCAAGACGCTCGTCCCCCGCTTCCTCCCTTTACCCACGAGACCGCAACCCAAAAAGTGCGCATGGCCGAAGACGGCTGGAACGGGCGCGACCCCGCGCGCGTGGCGCTGGCCTATACGCCCGATAGCCGTTGGCGCAACCGCGCCGAATTTCCAGTTGGCCGCGAGGAAATCACGGCCTTTCTTACCCGCAAATGGGCCCGCGAGTTGGAGTATCGGTTGATCAAGGAACTTTGGGCCTTTGCCGAGAACCGTATCGCCGTGCGCTTTGCCTATGAATGGCGCGATGATGCCGGCAATTGGTATCGCAGCCATGGCAACGAAAACTGGGAATTTGACGAAAAAGGCCTCATGCGCCTGCGCTTTGCCAGCATCAATGACCAGCCGATCAAAGAGTCTGAGCGCAAGTTCCATTGGCCACAAGGGCCGCGCCCCGCTGATCACCCCGGCCTTTCCGATCTTGGCCTATAACCCCCAGAGGATGTCATGCCCCATCATTTTGCGAATATCGCCTTCACCCCAACGGTGACACGGCTGCAAGAGGAGCAGGGCAGCCGCGCCTCCTATGCCCGGATGCAGGCTGCGGACGGTCCGGTGAACCTCTATTTGAGCGAGGTCGAAGCCGAGTTCATCGCGGCCCGCGACTCTGTCTATATGGCCACGGTCACCGAAACCGGCTGGCCATATATCCAGCATCGCGGCGGGCCTATGGGCTTTCTTCGCGTGCTGGACGATCGCACCCTTGGCTTTGCCGATTTTCGCGGCAATCGCCAGTATATCAGCCTTGGCAACCTCAGCACCGATGACCGCGTGTCGCTGTTTTTGATGGACTATCCAAACCGCCGCCGGCTCAAGATTCTTGGGCGCGCGCGGGCTGTGGGTCTTGAAGATACGGCAACACTGGCGCGGCTGGACCTGCCCGATTACCGCGCCCGCATCGAGCGCGGGTTCTTGATCACCGTCGAAGGGTTTGACTGGAACTGCCCCCAGCACATTACCCCACGCTTCAGCATGGAGCAGATCGACGGCGTGACAGCCCCGCTCTTGTCGCGGATCGCAACGCTTGAGGCGGCGCTTGGCCTCTAGACCTGAGTGCGCTCACAGCGCGGCAAGGTCATCCAGCAAGAGGCCATACATCTCTTCCGCGCGCTTGATCCGACTGTGTTTGAGCGCGCGGGTCTCGACCCGAATAAGCGCCTCGATGCCGATAAAGAACGGCAGCCAAAGGTTGCGCTCGATCTCGGTCAGCGCGAAGACCTCGGCAAAAACCTCGAGCCCCTCGGCATCAACCCCCAGATACCGCCGCCCAGACGGGATCATGCCACGTCGCCCCATATGCACCAGAAAGCGGGCGATATCCTTGCAGACGGGCAACCGGCCAGAGCCGCCGGTGTCGATCCCTGTCAGGCGATCCTCTCCCAGAATAAGGTTGTTGGGATGAAAATCACCATGGCTGATCGCGACGCGCCATTCAGCCCCGTCCAGCGCGGTCGCCATCTCTGTCAGATGCGCGAGAATGCCACTCTCGATGCGGCGTAATCGCCCGAACGGTTGCGTGGCGGCGGCCCGCGCGGCCCGCGCGAGCCAGCCCTTGGCATTGCCCGGCTTCCACCCCTCGCTGATCTCGACATAGTCCCGCAACCATTCGGCAGCGGGGCGCAGATGTTGCGCGCGGCGGCCCACATCCGCCTGCCAGAGATGCTCCAACAGCGCCTCACCGGGCGCGCGTTCCATCACCAAAAGCCGCGCATCCGGCAGGTAGCAAATAGGTTCGGCGACACGGTAACGCCCGCTCTGCATATGCGGCCAGATGCGCTGCAACTCCGCCCATTCCTTGGCCAAGGCCTCGGCACCGCGTTCTTCAACCAACCGCGCCACCACCGCGCGCCCATCAAGACGCCCGGCCAGAACCGCGCGCTTGCCCGGTACAATGCGCAGCACCTCTGAGATGTCCAACCCTGTAAGGTCCGGATGCGCCGTCACCAATGCCCGCAGGCGGGCATCCAAACGGGCCAACGCATCAAGGTCGGACAGGGGGAGGACAGGCTCTGACATGGGCCAACTGTCCCTCAGCCGCAATGAAGCGTCAACCGAATTGCACCCCCCGCCACAGCACCCTATGCTAGCTGCTGAAATGCCCAGCACGAGGACCAGCCGATGACCGATACGCCCCCCTCCGAGATGACCTTTGAACAGGCGATGAAAGAGCTGGAGCAGGTTGTTGGGCGGCTGGAACGGGGCGATGTGGCGCTGGACGAGTCGATCACGCTTTATGAGCGCGGTGCCAAGCTCAAGAAACGCTGCGAAGAAAAACTGAAAGAGGCCGAAGAAAAAGTCGCCGCCATTACGCTCGACGCCGATGGCCAGCCCACCGGCACGACCCCGGTGACAGGTCTCTGATCCAGATGCAGGCGCGACTTGCCGCCGAGGCTGAAACCATTCAGGCGCATCTTTCCCGCGTTCTTGCCCCCTTTGGCACCGGCCCCGTGGCCGAGGGCATGCGCTATGCCACGCAGGGCGGCAAGCGCATCCGAGGCTTTCTGGTGATGGAAAGCGCGCGGCTGCACGATGTGCCTGAGACAGCCGCGATTTGGCCCGCCACGGCCATTGAGGCCTTGCACGCCTATAGCCTCGTGCATGACGATCTGCCCGCCATGGACAATGACGACCTGCGCCGGGGTCAACCCACCGTCCATATCAAATGGGACGAGGCGACCGCGATTCTTGTGGGCGACGCGCTGCAATCGCTGGCGTTCGAATTGGTGGCGCATCCCGATTGCGGCCCGGCTGAGGTGCGCGCCGGTCTGACACTTAGCCTTGCTCGTGCAGCCGGAGGGCAGGGGATGGTTCTGGGCCAAGCGCTCGACATTGCCGCCGAAACCGCCACAACGCCGCTCAGCTTGGATGAGATCACGACGTTGCAAGCCGGCAAGACCGGCGCGCTCATCCTGTGGTCCGCCACCGCAGGCGCGTGCATGGCCCATGCCGATATGACCCCGCTAAGCACCTATGCCCGCGCGCTTGGTCTTGCGTTCCAAATACAGGACGATGTGATCGACGTGACCGGCGATGCCGCCGCCGCAGGCAAGGCCGTGGGCAAGGATGCCGCCGCAGGCAAAGCCACGTTTGTTTCGCTGCTGGGGTTGGACGGGGCCCGCGCCCGCTCCGCATCCCTTGTTGACGCCGCTTGCGACGCACTATCTTGTTACGGGGAACGGGGCGAACGCTTGCGCGACCTTGCCCGTTTCGTTATCTCGCGCCAAAGCTAGACTTTGCTGAATTTACCCCACGGAGGGGCATGATGTCCGACCGCCCGCAAACACCGCTGCTTGATCAGGTCGCCAGCCCCGCCGATCTCAAACGGTTTTCCGATAGCCAATTGGTGCAACTGGCGCATGAACTGCGCTCGGAAACCATTTCCGCCGTGTCGGAAACCGGCGGGCATCTGGGGGCCGGTCTTGGCGTGGTGGAGCTGACTGTCGCCCTGCATCACGTGTTTGACGCGCCGCGCGACAAGATCATCTGGGACGTGTCGCATCAATGCTACCCCCACAAGATCCTGACGGGCCGCCGCGACCGCATCCGCACCCTGCGGCAAAAGGACGGGCTGTCGGGCTTTACCAAACGCTCGGAATCGCCCTACGACCCGTTTGGCGCGGCCCATAGCTCTACCTCGATCAGCGCCGCACTTGGCTTTGCCGTGGCGCGGGACCTTGGCGGCAACTGCCCCTCAGGCCTTGGCGATGCCATCGCGGTGATTGGCGACGGGGCCATGTCGGCAGGCATGGCCTTTGAGGCGATGAACAACGCAGGCCACCTGAAGAAACGCCTGATTGTCATCCTCAACGACAACGAGATGTCGATTGCCCCGCCAGTGGGCGCGCTGTCCTCTTATCTCTCGCGGCTCTATGCCGAGGCTCCGTTTCAGGATTTCAAGGCCGCCGCCAAAGGTGCCATTTCCTTGTTGCCGCCTCCCTTTCAAGAGGGCGCGCGTCGTGCCAAAGACATGCTCAAGGGGCTGGCCGTGGGCGGTACATTGTTCGAGGAACTGGGGTTCAGCTATGTCGGCCCCATCGACGGCCATGACCTGCACCAACTCTTGCCAGTTCTGCGCACCGTCAAGGCACGCGCCACCGGGCCGATCCTTATTCATGTGCTGACCAAGAAGGGCAAGGGCTATGGCCCCGCCGAGCGCGCCCGCGATGGCGGCCATGCGACCGCCAAATTCGACGTGCTGACCGGCGAACAGCGCAAATCGCCCTCGAACGCCCCCAGCTATACCGGCGTCTTCGCCAAGGCGCTGCTGGCCCATGCCGCACAGGATGACAAGATCTGCGCCGTGACCGCCGCCATGCCCGATGGCACCGGCCTCAACCTCTTTGCCGAACGCTACCCCTCGCGGCTCTTTGACGTGGGCATCGCGGAACAGCATGCCGTCACCTTTTCCGCCGGGCTTGCGGCGGGGGGGCTCAAACCCTTTTGCGCGCTCTATTCCACCTTTTTGCAACGCGGCTACGATCAGGTCGTGCATGATGTGGCGATTCAGCGCCTGCCGGTGCGGTTTGCCATCGACCGTGCGGGGCTTGTGGGCGCAGACGGCGCCACCCACGCGGGGGCCTTCGACACGGCCTTTCTCGCCAATCTGCCCGGTTTTGTGGTCATGGCCGCCGCCGATGAGGCCGAGCTTGTCCATATGGTCGCCACTGCCGCCGCCCATGATGAGGGCCCGATTGCGTTCCGCTATCCACGCGGCGAGGGGATGGGCGTCACCATGCCCGAACGCGGCGAACCGCTGGAAATTGGCAAGGGGCGTATCATCCAGACGGGCGCGCGCGTGGCGATCCTCTCCTTTGGCACGCGCCTCTCAGAGGTGCTCAAAGCCTCCGAATCCCTGCGTGCGCGCGGAATCACGCCCACCGTCGCCGATGCCCGCTTTGCCAAACCGCTGGATGAGGCGCTCATCCTCGATCTCGTCCAGAACCACGAGGCGATGATCACCGTCGAAGAGGGCGCGATTGGTGGATTTGCAAGCCATGTCAGTCACTTCTTGGCCGAAGCTCAGGTATTCGATCGCGGCTTCAAATTCCGCTCCATGGTCCTGCCGGACACGTTCATAGATCAGGCCAGCGCCGAGGATATGTATGCCGTCGCGCGTCTGAACGCCGCCGATATCGAAGCGCGGGTGCTTGACGTGCTGGGCATCGCGCAACTGGCTGGAAAACGCGCCTGACCTACCTATCTGGATGGGAAAAGGAGAAAGCGATGCGCCTTATCCCTCTCATTCTGGCGGCCTGTTTCGCCGTAACCCCGGCACACGCGCTCGATAGTAGCGCGGGCAAACTGACTGTCACCAAAATGGTTGACCAGCTCAACGATCCTTGGGCCATTGGCTTTCTGCCCGATGACAGCCTGCTCATCACCGAAAAAGGTGGCCGCCTTCTGCATGTCGTAAACGGTCAAGGCCGGGCCATCACCGGCCTGCCGGATGTTGCCACACGCGGGCAGGGTGGATTGCTTGATATTCTCGTGCCCCGCGATTTCGCGCAAAGCCGTCAGCTCTATTTCACCTATTCCAAACCGCAACCGGGCGGGGCAGGCACCGCCATCGCCCATGCCCGCCTTGCCCCCGGCGCGGATCGCCTCACCGACTGGACCGTGATATTCGAGTTGGAACCCGGCTCCTCTGGCGGGCGGCACTTCGGCTCGCGTCTGGTCGAGGGGCGCGATGGGATGCTCTACGCCACCATCGGCGACCGGGGCGATGACAGTTCGGCCCAAGATCTGGCACGTCAAAACGGCGCGGTCGTCCGGATCGCCCGCGATGGCGCCATCCCTTCGGACAACCCGTTCACGCAAACCGCTGGGGCGCAACCTGAAATCTGGTCCTATGGCCACCGCAACCCGCAAGGCGCGGCGCTTGATGCCGAGGGCAATCTCTGGGTGGTGGAACATGGCGCGCGCGGCGGCGATGAGGTGAACAGCATTGCCAAAGGCGCGAATTTCGGCTGGCCGGTGATTTCCTATGGTCGCCACTATTCAGGGCTGAAAATCGGCGAGGGCACGCAGAAATCCGGCATGGAACAGCCCGCGCATTATTGGGATCCCTCCATCGCGCCCTCTGGCATGATGATCTATCAGGGCGATATGTTTCCGGAATGGCGCGGCGACATCTTTGTCGGATCCCTCAAATTCGACATGATCTCGCGCCTCGATGGCACGCCGCTCACAGAGGTGGAGCGCCTCAAGTCCCGCGAAACCCAGCGCGTGCGCGACATCCGAGAGGCCCCGGATGGGTCAATCTGGTTTCTCAGCGTCGGGCAGGGTGCCGCCTACCGTCTCAGCCCCGGCTGATCTTCATCTGGCTTGAAATACCTCGGGGGTCTGGGGGCAGCGCCCCCAGCCTGGCCGCACCCTCAAACTGACAGGCGCGAGCTATGTGCGCCGCGTTCGCGGTAGGGCGTCGTGTTGTAATGCGCCCGGTAGCACTTTGAGAAATGCGAGGGCGAGGCAAATCCGCAGGCCAGCGCCACGTTGATCACGGTCATATCGGTCTGCATCAACAGGTTGCGCGCCTTTTGCAGGCGCAGTTCCATGTAATACCGCTTGGGGCTGCGGCTGAGATACCGGCGAAACAGACGTTCCAACTGCCGGGTCGACATGCCCACATCGCGTGCCAATGTCGCAGGGCTGATCGGCTCTTCGATATTGGTTTCCATCATCTGAATGACTTGGCTCAGCTTGGGATGCCGAACGCCGATGCGTGTCGGAACGCTCAGACGCTGCGTGTCCTGATCGGTGCGGATCGAGCTATAGATCTGCTGATCCGCCACGGCATTGGCCAGCTTTTCGCCATGATCATCCGCGATGATATTGAGCATGAGATCAATCGACGACGTGCCGCCCGCCGTGCTCATCCGGTTGCCATCAATCACGAAGACCGATTTCGTCAGGGTGACATCCTCGAATTCTTCGAGAAAACTGTCATGGTTTTCCCAATGGATCGTCGCGCGCTTGCCATCCAAAAGCCCTGCGCGCGCCAGAACATAGGACGCGGTGCACAGCCCCCCCATGCGCAGCCCCTTGCGCGCCTCACGGCGCAGCCAGTTCAACATGCGCTTGGTGGCGGCCTTTTGCACATCCATGCCGCCGCAAACCAGAACCACATCCTCGCGGTTCAAATCGGATAGGGCAAAGTCGAGATTGAACCGCACCCCGGCTGAGCAGGTGATCACATCCTCGGAATCACCTGTCAAAACCCAGCTATACAGCTCTTCTTCTGCCATACGATTGGCGATGCGCAGACATTCGATGGCCGAGGCAAAGCTGAGCAGGGTGAATCTGTCCAGCAACACAAACACAAAGCGTTTGGGCTCCTTCGGCGCTTTCACCGCGATCTTCGTGGCCTCTGACGTCATCATCACTCGATTCCCCGGCACAACGGCCTCTATAGCGGTCTGTCACGAATCTGTCGCGATTGACAAGAGAGCCATGGTCGATTTGCGACGCATTCTTGTGCGTTTCATATGGCCTCTTGCCCGCCGCTTTGCTAAGCACGGGTCTCAGATTACGTTCAATGCGGAGTAAGGACGATGACGGAATGGCAGAAAACGGGCTGGCGCGCGAAACCGCGGGTGCAGATGCCTGATTATCTCGATGCCGCCGCACTGGCCAATGTCGAGGCCCGTCTCAGGCAGTATCCGCCGCTGGTTTTCGCCGGTGAGGCGCGCCGGCTCAAACGTGCGCTCGGCGCTGCTGCGCGCGGCGAAGCGTTCTTGCTTCAGGGCGGCGATTGCGCCGAGGCCTTTGATCAATTCTCGGCTGATGCGATCCGCGACACCTTCAAGGTGATGCTGCAAATGGCGATGGTGCTGACCTATGGGGCGAAGGTGCCAGTGGTCAAGGTTGGCCGCATGGCGGGGCAATTCGCCAAGCCGCGCTCGGCCCCGACCGAGGTGATCGAAGGCGTGGAATTGCCCAGCTACCGGGGAGATATCATCAACGAACTGGCCTTCACCCCCGAGGCGCGCATTCCCAATCCGGACAAGATGTTGCAGGCCTATACGCAGGCTGCGGCCACGCTGAACCTGTTGCGTGCTTTTTCAACCGGCGGCTATGCCGATGTGCATCAGGTCCATGCCTGGACGCTGGGCTTCACCGAAAGCGAGAAAGCCGCGAAATACCGCGAAATGGCCAATCACATCTCGGACGCGCTCGACTTTATGAAAGCGGCGGGTGTGGACAGCGACAATGCCCATACGCTCAAGACCGTGGATTTCTACACCTCGCATGAAAGCCTCTTGCTGGAATATGAAGAGGCGTTGTGCCGGCTCGACTCCACCTCTGGGAAATGGCTGGCGGGCTCTGGCCATATGCTGTGGATCGGCGACCGCACCCGGCAGCCGGATGGCGCGCATGTCGAATTTCTGCGTGGCGTGCAGAATCCCATTGGCCTTAAATGCGGCCCGTCGATGACCTCGGACGATCTCAAGCGGCTCTTGGCCACGCTCAACCCCAGCAATGAGGCCGGGCGTCTGACACTGATCGCGCGCTTTGGTGCGGGCAAGGTGGCGGAAAACCTGCCGCGCCTGATCCGCACGGTGCAGGAAGAGGGAGCATCGGTGCTTTGGGTCTGTGATCCGATGCATGGCAATACGATCAAATCCGCGACCGGCTATAAAACCCGGCCGTTTGAGTTGGTCCTGCGCGAGGTTCAGGAATTCTTTGGCATCCACAAGGCCGAGGGCAGCATCCCCGGCGGCGTGCATTTCGAGATGACCGGGCAGGATGTGACCGAATGCACCGGCGGCATGCGGGCGCTCTCCGAAGAAAACCTGTCGGCGCGCTATCACACCGCCTGCGATCCGCGCCTCAATGCCAGCCAATCGCTCGAACTGGCCTTCCTCGTGGCGGAAGAACTGAAATCCCTGCGCCATGATCGCCGTCAGGCCGAAGCAGGATAAGAGAACTGCCTGACCGCAACGGGGCGCAAGGCCCTGTTGCGGTTGGTGTCTCAGCGCGGCTTACTTGACCACCCGCAGATGCGCACGCCCGCGCGCCGCACCGCGCACC
The nucleotide sequence above comes from Roseovarius mucosus. Encoded proteins:
- the dxs gene encoding 1-deoxy-D-xylulose-5-phosphate synthase gives rise to the protein MSDRPQTPLLDQVASPADLKRFSDSQLVQLAHELRSETISAVSETGGHLGAGLGVVELTVALHHVFDAPRDKIIWDVSHQCYPHKILTGRRDRIRTLRQKDGLSGFTKRSESPYDPFGAAHSSTSISAALGFAVARDLGGNCPSGLGDAIAVIGDGAMSAGMAFEAMNNAGHLKKRLIVILNDNEMSIAPPVGALSSYLSRLYAEAPFQDFKAAAKGAISLLPPPFQEGARRAKDMLKGLAVGGTLFEELGFSYVGPIDGHDLHQLLPVLRTVKARATGPILIHVLTKKGKGYGPAERARDGGHATAKFDVLTGEQRKSPSNAPSYTGVFAKALLAHAAQDDKICAVTAAMPDGTGLNLFAERYPSRLFDVGIAEQHAVTFSAGLAAGGLKPFCALYSTFLQRGYDQVVHDVAIQRLPVRFAIDRAGLVGADGATHAGAFDTAFLANLPGFVVMAAADEAELVHMVATAAAHDEGPIAFRYPRGEGMGVTMPERGEPLEIGKGRIIQTGARVAILSFGTRLSEVLKASESLRARGITPTVADARFAKPLDEALILDLVQNHEAMITVEEGAIGGFASHVSHFLAEAQVFDRGFKFRSMVLPDTFIDQASAEDMYAVARLNAADIEARVLDVLGIAQLAGKRA
- a CDS encoding PQQ-dependent sugar dehydrogenase, with product MRLIPLILAACFAVTPAHALDSSAGKLTVTKMVDQLNDPWAIGFLPDDSLLITEKGGRLLHVVNGQGRAITGLPDVATRGQGGLLDILVPRDFAQSRQLYFTYSKPQPGGAGTAIAHARLAPGADRLTDWTVIFELEPGSSGGRHFGSRLVEGRDGMLYATIGDRGDDSSAQDLARQNGAVVRIARDGAIPSDNPFTQTAGAQPEIWSYGHRNPQGAALDAEGNLWVVEHGARGGDEVNSIAKGANFGWPVISYGRHYSGLKIGEGTQKSGMEQPAHYWDPSIAPSGMMIYQGDMFPEWRGDIFVGSLKFDMISRLDGTPLTEVERLKSRETQRVRDIREAPDGSIWFLSVGQGAAYRLSPG
- a CDS encoding phosphotransferase, with the translated sequence MSEPVLPLSDLDALARLDARLRALVTAHPDLTGLDISEVLRIVPGKRAVLAGRLDGRAVVARLVEERGAEALAKEWAELQRIWPHMQSGRYRVAEPICYLPDARLLVMERAPGEALLEHLWQADVGRRAQHLRPAAEWLRDYVEISEGWKPGNAKGWLARAARAAATQPFGRLRRIESGILAHLTEMATALDGAEWRVAISHGDFHPNNLILGEDRLTGIDTGGSGRLPVCKDIARFLVHMGRRGMIPSGRRYLGVDAEGLEVFAEVFALTEIERNLWLPFFIGIEALIRVETRALKHSRIKRAEEMYGLLLDDLAAL
- a CDS encoding carboxymuconolactone decarboxylase family protein — translated: MARIPVIDPKTATGEAKALLDAVQSALGMVPNFIRVLANSPAALQAFLGLHGIAGAGALDPLTRERIALAVAEQNSCQYCVSAHTAIGRKVGLDSDEILANRAGRSADAKAEAALTFAHTLVEHAGEVSQAEFAALRAAGHSDAEIVEIITHVAMNIFTNILGKATQVEIDFPKVTLNTAA
- a CDS encoding pyridoxamine 5'-phosphate oxidase family protein; its protein translation is MPHHFANIAFTPTVTRLQEEQGSRASYARMQAADGPVNLYLSEVEAEFIAARDSVYMATVTETGWPYIQHRGGPMGFLRVLDDRTLGFADFRGNRQYISLGNLSTDDRVSLFLMDYPNRRRLKILGRARAVGLEDTATLARLDLPDYRARIERGFLITVEGFDWNCPQHITPRFSMEQIDGVTAPLLSRIATLEAALGL
- a CDS encoding exodeoxyribonuclease VII small subunit, whose product is MTDTPPSEMTFEQAMKELEQVVGRLERGDVALDESITLYERGAKLKKRCEEKLKEAEEKVAAITLDADGQPTGTTPVTGL
- a CDS encoding calcium-binding protein encodes the protein MNLFTVNGFAARIDDIVLRPNGTVSVIAADFRTVSLELSVPSDQFSYRFAGPATAGEVPDVIINNLSEFRIARLDGIDLTSDANTIDFPALGFLTTGFGQAVMISFFDFATNVNYFFQLGGSGVVQPTNLASFTQFASSIIGGGPVTQGAFAPNQPIALSAFANTTVSELSDDELVIGTNAQDFLTGGVGQDTLQGLNGNDVLNGGTGDDLLDGGEGFDTATYNIGSPSEFQITLTETGLRLASPFEGVDDLINIEQVEFAGQSVLVSDLIEEIVGRPGVFLVAAEGGDTLIGTDDNDTLIGEQGHDGLAGGPGNDTLEGNGGNDSISGSDGNDLISGGAGNDNIGGGQGDDTIDGGSGDDIIGGGFGADSITGGAGNDVVAGGADSDTLSGGDGNDSVSGSFGNDLIFGNGGADDIGGGTGRDTIDAGAGDDRVGGGEGDDSILGGDGDDFLAGGGRNDLIDGGAGSDTINAGAGNDTITGGADADLFVFSAFFDGESDAITDFEDGSDIFLIRRFDPDTGVENINNGGNGLAGFLAAMNIVDWAGGAQMTVNGNNILVEGVTAAQLTVDDFQFL
- a CDS encoding LysR family transcriptional regulator — its product is MNRLHEIEVFIAVAEAGSFAGAARRLHLSPPAVTRAIAALEDRLGARVFQRTTRSLTITDVGERFLGAARRVLGDLDTAEREAMGETTAPQGHLTVTASVTFGRSALGPMVGSFLVAHPRVSVSVLLLDRVVNLVEEGVDLAIRIGELPESRLIAKRLGTVHRILVASPEYLAQHGTPAAPADLRHHAVIAFTGLMPNREWRHRSGQRSASVALAPRLEINDAVAAIDAAILGQGITPTLSYMVASHIRAGRLVPVLQAHTLPPQPVNLVYPEARLMAPKLRAFLDFAGPRLKSALADLAEGVAVPKAL
- a CDS encoding DUF1348 family protein produces the protein MTQDARPPLPPFTHETATQKVRMAEDGWNGRDPARVALAYTPDSRWRNRAEFPVGREEITAFLTRKWARELEYRLIKELWAFAENRIAVRFAYEWRDDAGNWYRSHGNENWEFDEKGLMRLRFASINDQPIKESERKFHWPQGPRPADHPGLSDLGL
- a CDS encoding polyprenyl synthetase family protein; its protein translation is MQARLAAEAETIQAHLSRVLAPFGTGPVAEGMRYATQGGKRIRGFLVMESARLHDVPETAAIWPATAIEALHAYSLVHDDLPAMDNDDLRRGQPTVHIKWDEATAILVGDALQSLAFELVAHPDCGPAEVRAGLTLSLARAAGGQGMVLGQALDIAAETATTPLSLDEITTLQAGKTGALILWSATAGACMAHADMTPLSTYARALGLAFQIQDDVIDVTGDAAAAGKAVGKDAAAGKATFVSLLGLDGARARSASLVDAACDALSCYGERGERLRDLARFVISRQS